The following coding sequences lie in one Fundulus heteroclitus isolate FHET01 chromosome 20, MU-UCD_Fhet_4.1, whole genome shotgun sequence genomic window:
- the LOC105931717 gene encoding keratin, type I cytoskeletal 18, protein MSYRTSSIQQIPSTRVSFTRSAPQYRAASIYGGAGGQGARISSASASSLRSSAPMSSSSSGFKLRSAMGGGAGSGAGFGGASVAGASGGGAGILGNEKGAMQNLNDRLATYLETVRNLEQANKKLETNIREALEKGGQDVRDYSKYEPIIEDLRNQIFDKVAENARFVLQIDNARLAADDFKVKFENEMAIRQSVEGDIAGLKKVIDETNMSRMNIESEIEAVKEELHFLKKNHENEVMEMRSQVSHSGVQVDVDAPKGQDLAQIMEEVRANYEKIAMKNAEDLKRWHENQIADVQVQVSQNTEALQGAQMEKSDLSRQIQTLEIELASQQNLKASLEDTLNNTEQHNNMEMEKYNNLIVCLEEELTNLRANIQHQTQEYEALLNMKMKLEAEISTYKSLLDGGDFKLQDALEELAASS, encoded by the exons ATGAGCTACAGAACCTCCAGCATCCAGCAGATCCCTTCCACCCGGGTCTCCTTCACCCGCTCCGCTCCTCAGTACCGAGCTGCCAGCATTTATGGCGGTGCTGGTGGACAGGGGGCCCGCATCTCCTCTGCCTCTGCATCCTCCCTGCGCTCCAGTGCTCCCATGTCATCTTCCTCCAGCGGATTCAAGCTCCGCAGCGCGATGGGCGGCGGAGCAGGCTCAGGCGCTGGCTTCGGCGGGGCCAGTGTTGCTGGTGCATCTGGTGGAGGTGCTGGCATCCTCGGCAACGAGAAGGGGGCAATGCAGAACCTGAACGACCGTCTGGCCACTTACCTGGAGACGGTGAGGAACCTGGAGCAGGCCAACAAGAAGCTGGAGACGAACATCAGGGAAGCCCTGGAAAAAGGGGGTCAGGATGTGAGGGATTACAGCAAGTATGAACCCATAATAGAAGACCTACGCAACCAG ATCTTTGACAAAGTAGCAGAGAACGCTCGATTTGTGCTCCAGATTGACAACGCCCGTCTTGCTGCAGATGACTTCAAAGTGAA GTTTGAGAATGAGATGGCGATCCGGCAGTCTGTGGAGGGCGACATTGCTGGCCTGAAGAAAGTCATCGACGAAACCAACATGAGCAGGATGAACATCGAAAGTGAGATCGAAGCTGTAAAGGAAGAGCTCCATTTCCTGAAGAAGAATCATGAAAAT gaggtgatggagatgaggagTCAGGTCTCTCACTCTGGCGTGCAAGTGGACGTGGACGCGCCCAAAGGTCAGGACCTGGCTCAGATTATGGAGGAAGTGCGAGCCAACTATGAGAAGATCGCCATGAAGAACGCAGAGGACCTTAAACGCTGGCATGAAAATCAG ATTGCAGATGTGCAAGTCCAGGTGTCacagaacacagaagcacttcAGGGGGCTCAGATGGAGAAAAGCGATTTATCCCGACAGATTCAAACCCTGGAAATTGAACTCGCGTCTCAACAGAACTTA AAAGCCTCCTTAGAAGACACTttaaacaacacagaacaacacaacaacatggaAATGGAGAAGTACAACAACCTCATAGTCTGCCTGGAGGAAGAACTCACCAACTTGCGGGCGAACATTCAGCACCAGACCCAAGAGTACGAGGCGCTGCTCAACATGAAGATGAAACTAGAGGCCGAGATCAGCACTTACAAGAGTCTGCTGGATGGTGGAGACTTTAA GCTCCAGGATgcactggaggagctggccgCCTCAAGTTAA
- the eif4ba gene encoding eukaryotic translation initiation factor 4Ba isoform X2 yields the protein MAASAKKKNKKGKTLTLNDFLAEDGGSGGGGGGGGGPPPPSYPSKSTSWADETDDLDGDVATSWHTEEDTYRAPPIDRSILPTAPRSAREPNIDRARLPRSPPYTAFLGNLPYDVTEDSIKDFFRGLAISAVRLPREPSNPERLKGFGYAEFDDLESLLRALSLNEENLGNRRIRVDIADQSNDKERDGSMGGRDRGGRMADMGPDKTDSDWRARPSADSDDGPPRRDDAFGERSRDRYESDRFREGSRRDDRYDGGRDRYRDRYDDRDRRDRYDDRDRRDFDKGGFDSRGGGGGRRAFGSSFRRDYEDGRGSSDRYGDKDRYADRDDRYERRDERRDERAPQQRPKLNLKPRSVPKEEEGTSSGGTSPAVPPSSGARSSSIFGGAKPVDTAAKEREVEERLKKEEERLQRQLEVDKSRGPERKIRDRDPSWRNEETLSERSRTESESSQPGSTSGRGSRCLDGERSGENEVFSGREGNSSPVSSPRPTSTSSSKEPLKVMPAPPPKENAWAKRSAVSTGSSEGESRPPVSPVSPSGSAPPKFSSPSSGDERGSGKERTSEETPDHLQSQRNTRKPQSPSSAQPANTPLC from the exons ATGGCGGCGTCAG CtaagaagaagaataagaaGGGCAAGACCCTCACGTTGAATGACTTCCTGGCAGAAGACGGAGGCAGCGGCGGTGGtggtggcggcggcggcgggccTCCTCCTCCCAGTTACCCATCCAAGTCCACAAGCTGGGCTGATGAGACTGACGACCTGGATGGAGATG TCGCCACATCGTGGCACACTGAGGAGGATACGTACAGGGCACCACCCATTGACCGGTCCATCCTGCCCACGGCCCCTCGCTCGGCCCGTGAGCCCAACATCGACCGCGCCAGGCTGCCTCGTAGCCCTCCGTACACCGCCTTCCTGGGGAACCTGCCCTACGACGTCACAGAGGACTCAATAAAAGACTTCTTCCGCGGCTTAGCG ATCAGCGCAGTCCGTTTGCCTCGAGAGCCCAGTAATCCAGAGAGGCTGAAAGGCTTTGGATATGCTGAATTCGATGACCTGGAGTCCCTCCTGAGGGCCCTGAGTCTGAATGAAGAG AACCTTGGAAACCGAAGGATTCGTGTCGATATTGCAGATCAGTCAAATGATAAAG AAAGAGATGGATCCATGGGAGGTAGAGACAGGGGTGGACGAATGGCAGACATGGGTCCTGACAAGACGGACAGCGACTGGAGGGCTCGACCAAGTGCGGACAGTGATGATGGACCTCCGAGGAGGGATGATGCTTTTGGAGAAA GATCACGGGACCGGTATGAGTCCGACCGTTTCAGAGAGGGGTCACGGCGGGACGACCGTTACGATGGAGGAAGAGACCGCTACCGGGATCGCTATGATGACAGGGACCGCAGGGATCGCTATGACGACCGAGACCGCAGAGACTTTGATAAAGGAG GCTTTGACTCCCGCGGAGGTGGAGGAGGTCGTCGTGCCTTTGGTAGCAGCTTTCGTCGAGATTATGAAGACGGTCGAGGTAGCAGTGATCGTTACGGCGACAAGGATCGCTATGCCGACCGGGATGATCGGTACGAGAGGCGAGATGAGAGGCGTGATGAGAGAG CCCCTCAGCAAAGACCCAAGTTAAACCTGAAGCCTCGCAGTGTACCGAAAGAGGAGGAAGGTACCAGCAGCGGGGGAACATCCCCAGCTGTCCCTCCAAGCTCTGGAGCCAGGTCTTCCTCCATATTCGGTGGGGCAAAACCAGTTGACACAGCAGCTAAGGagagggaggtggaggagaggCTGAAGAAGGAAGAAGAGAGGCTGCAAAGACAACTAGAGGTGGACAAAAGCCGGGGACCCGAGAGAAAGATCAGGGACAG GGACCCCAGCTGGCGCAACGAAGAAACTCTCTCTGAGCGATCCCGCACAGAAAGCGAGTCTTCACAGCCAGGAAGCACCTCTGGGAGAG GGTCAAGGTGTTTAGATGGCGAGCGCTCTGGGGAGAATGAGGTTTTCTCCGGGAGAGAAGGGAATTCTTCCCCCGTTTCCTCACCGCGGCCGACCTCCACGAGCTCCTCGAAGGAGCCGCTGAAAGTGATGCCCGCCCCGCCTCCCAAGGAGAACGCTTGGGCCAAACGAAGTGCTGTGAGCACAGGCTCTAGTGAGGGAGAGAGTCGACCCCCGGTCTCTCCGGTCTCTCCAAGTGGTTCTGCTCCCCCCAAGTTCAG CTCCCCAAGTTCTGGAGATGAAAGAGGGTCTGGAAAAG AAAGGACATCAGAAGAGACTCCCGACCACCTCCAGAGCCAAAGAAATACGAGGAAACCCCAATCCCC
- the eif4ba gene encoding eukaryotic translation initiation factor 4Ba isoform X1: protein MAASAKKKNKKGKTLTLNDFLAEDGGSGGGGGGGGGPPPPSYPSKSTSWADETDDLDGDVATSWHTEEDTYRAPPIDRSILPTAPRSAREPNIDRARLPRSPPYTAFLGNLPYDVTEDSIKDFFRGLAISAVRLPREPSNPERLKGFGYAEFDDLESLLRALSLNEENLGNRRIRVDIADQSNDKERDGSMGGRDRGGRMADMGPDKTDSDWRARPSADSDDGPPRRDDAFGERSRDRYESDRFREGSRRDDRYDGGRDRYRDRYDDRDRRDRYDDRDRRDFDKGGFDSRGGGGGRRAFGSSFRRDYEDGRGSSDRYGDKDRYADRDDRYERRDERRDERAPQQRPKLNLKPRSVPKEEEGTSSGGTSPAVPPSSGARSSSIFGGAKPVDTAAKEREVEERLKKEEERLQRQLEVDKSRGPERKIRDRDPSWRNEETLSERSRTESESSQPGSTSGRGSRCLDGERSGENEVFSGREGNSSPVSSPRPTSTSSSKEPLKVMPAPPPKENAWAKRSAVSTGSSEGESRPPVSPVSPSGSAPPKFSSPSSGDERGSGKDENKTDGVRRDRGAPRGRGGPAGPGAGRGRGEVPSKDRKKEADRKDIRRDSRPPPEPKKYEETPIPKFSSASKYAALLMDGEQGDDTEDVE from the exons ATGGCGGCGTCAG CtaagaagaagaataagaaGGGCAAGACCCTCACGTTGAATGACTTCCTGGCAGAAGACGGAGGCAGCGGCGGTGGtggtggcggcggcggcgggccTCCTCCTCCCAGTTACCCATCCAAGTCCACAAGCTGGGCTGATGAGACTGACGACCTGGATGGAGATG TCGCCACATCGTGGCACACTGAGGAGGATACGTACAGGGCACCACCCATTGACCGGTCCATCCTGCCCACGGCCCCTCGCTCGGCCCGTGAGCCCAACATCGACCGCGCCAGGCTGCCTCGTAGCCCTCCGTACACCGCCTTCCTGGGGAACCTGCCCTACGACGTCACAGAGGACTCAATAAAAGACTTCTTCCGCGGCTTAGCG ATCAGCGCAGTCCGTTTGCCTCGAGAGCCCAGTAATCCAGAGAGGCTGAAAGGCTTTGGATATGCTGAATTCGATGACCTGGAGTCCCTCCTGAGGGCCCTGAGTCTGAATGAAGAG AACCTTGGAAACCGAAGGATTCGTGTCGATATTGCAGATCAGTCAAATGATAAAG AAAGAGATGGATCCATGGGAGGTAGAGACAGGGGTGGACGAATGGCAGACATGGGTCCTGACAAGACGGACAGCGACTGGAGGGCTCGACCAAGTGCGGACAGTGATGATGGACCTCCGAGGAGGGATGATGCTTTTGGAGAAA GATCACGGGACCGGTATGAGTCCGACCGTTTCAGAGAGGGGTCACGGCGGGACGACCGTTACGATGGAGGAAGAGACCGCTACCGGGATCGCTATGATGACAGGGACCGCAGGGATCGCTATGACGACCGAGACCGCAGAGACTTTGATAAAGGAG GCTTTGACTCCCGCGGAGGTGGAGGAGGTCGTCGTGCCTTTGGTAGCAGCTTTCGTCGAGATTATGAAGACGGTCGAGGTAGCAGTGATCGTTACGGCGACAAGGATCGCTATGCCGACCGGGATGATCGGTACGAGAGGCGAGATGAGAGGCGTGATGAGAGAG CCCCTCAGCAAAGACCCAAGTTAAACCTGAAGCCTCGCAGTGTACCGAAAGAGGAGGAAGGTACCAGCAGCGGGGGAACATCCCCAGCTGTCCCTCCAAGCTCTGGAGCCAGGTCTTCCTCCATATTCGGTGGGGCAAAACCAGTTGACACAGCAGCTAAGGagagggaggtggaggagaggCTGAAGAAGGAAGAAGAGAGGCTGCAAAGACAACTAGAGGTGGACAAAAGCCGGGGACCCGAGAGAAAGATCAGGGACAG GGACCCCAGCTGGCGCAACGAAGAAACTCTCTCTGAGCGATCCCGCACAGAAAGCGAGTCTTCACAGCCAGGAAGCACCTCTGGGAGAG GGTCAAGGTGTTTAGATGGCGAGCGCTCTGGGGAGAATGAGGTTTTCTCCGGGAGAGAAGGGAATTCTTCCCCCGTTTCCTCACCGCGGCCGACCTCCACGAGCTCCTCGAAGGAGCCGCTGAAAGTGATGCCCGCCCCGCCTCCCAAGGAGAACGCTTGGGCCAAACGAAGTGCTGTGAGCACAGGCTCTAGTGAGGGAGAGAGTCGACCCCCGGTCTCTCCGGTCTCTCCAAGTGGTTCTGCTCCCCCCAAGTTCAG CTCCCCAAGTTCTGGAGATGAAAGAGGGTCTGGAAAAG ATGAGAACAAGACTGATGGTGTGCGTCGGGACCGAGGGGCCCCACGGGGGCGAGGGGGGCCTGCAGGGCCTGGAGCTGGGCGGGGCCGAGGAGAGGTGCCcagcaaagacagaaaaaaggagGCAGACAG AAAGGACATCAGAAGAGACTCCCGACCACCTCCAGAGCCAAAGAAATACGAGGAAACCCCAATCCCC